From a single Lewinella sp. LCG006 genomic region:
- a CDS encoding methyltransferase gives MTFPYQTKTVTLDLDGLAVTLTHITNLDELLDALIEKGEDHEDYRDQRIPYWADLWHSAIALGKYLVREKIIQPDLKVTEIGCGLGLPGIVAGMLSANVLMTDYLAEPLVFLKTNWEQNSKAPLQTLQMDWRQPAKEVQTDLLLASDVAYEERFFADLENAFKLMMRPGGRIILTEPSRTMAKEFISKLGENPDYKLRLVTDDVLWDGVTRTVNILDLMVIN, from the coding sequence TTGACTTTCCCGTATCAAACCAAGACCGTTACCCTCGACCTGGATGGTCTAGCAGTAACACTTACCCATATTACCAACCTCGATGAGTTGTTGGATGCATTAATTGAAAAAGGAGAAGATCACGAAGATTATCGCGATCAGCGTATTCCCTATTGGGCTGATTTATGGCATTCTGCTATCGCTCTGGGTAAGTACCTGGTACGGGAGAAAATCATCCAACCCGATTTGAAGGTAACAGAAATAGGATGCGGCCTTGGTCTTCCTGGCATCGTGGCAGGAATGTTGAGCGCAAACGTTTTAATGACCGACTATCTTGCGGAGCCTTTGGTGTTCTTGAAAACCAATTGGGAGCAAAACTCAAAGGCTCCACTCCAGACTTTACAAATGGACTGGCGGCAACCAGCCAAGGAGGTACAAACAGACTTACTACTAGCTTCTGACGTAGCTTATGAGGAGCGTTTTTTTGCGGACTTGGAAAATGCTTTTAAGCTGATGATGCGTCCAGGTGGACGTATTATTCTTACCGAACCTTCCCGCACCATGGCCAAAGAATTTATTAGCAAACTAGGGGAAAACCCTGACTATAAGCTACGGTTAGTTACTGACGATGTTCTCTGGGATGGCGTTACCCGAACGGTAAATATTCTTGATCTAATGGTGATCAATTAA
- a CDS encoding CBS domain-containing protein, producing MDNLHTVARIMTKNVISVFETATFSEVKKIFDTHHFHHVPVLDFNNQLKGIISKEDLAKATYILSLNSSGRTYSQKEFDYLSAQDIMSAYPVFLTPDDQIDLAADVFLSNKMHALPILDDGRLIGIVTTHDLLRYAFTEMRTGVY from the coding sequence ATGGATAATCTACATACTGTTGCGCGCATCATGACGAAAAACGTCATCAGTGTATTCGAAACCGCTACCTTTTCAGAAGTGAAGAAAATTTTTGATACGCACCATTTCCACCATGTGCCTGTATTAGATTTTAATAACCAATTGAAAGGGATTATCAGTAAAGAAGACCTGGCCAAAGCCACCTACATCCTTAGCCTTAATTCTTCTGGCCGGACCTACAGCCAGAAAGAGTTTGATTATCTTTCTGCACAAGACATTATGTCCGCCTACCCTGTTTTTCTGACCCCTGACGACCAGATAGACCTCGCAGCAGACGTATTCTTGTCCAACAAAATGCATGCACTACCCATTCTGGATGATGGCAGACTGATCGGCATCGTAACTACCCACGACCTGCTGCGCTATGCCTTTACAGAAATGCGGACTGGTGTGTATTAA
- a CDS encoding SelL-related redox protein — MNTFSIDQEVIKSMLTNEGSSLWDLTFEQPVLLVFLRHFGCTFCREALSDIAKIKPRIEASGIQVIFVHMTDNKIADRYFQRYQLAGAVHISDPECEYYAQFGLVKGNFTQLFGLQSWIRGFQSGIIEGNGLSYKQIGDGFQMPGVFVLQEGKIKDAFVHRLSHDRPDYESLITNCCEIN; from the coding sequence ATGAACACGTTTTCAATCGACCAGGAGGTAATAAAAAGTATGCTTACCAACGAAGGGAGCAGCCTTTGGGATCTTACCTTTGAGCAACCAGTGTTGTTGGTTTTTTTGCGGCACTTTGGCTGTACGTTTTGCCGAGAAGCACTCAGTGATATTGCAAAGATTAAGCCTCGAATAGAAGCATCAGGTATTCAGGTGATTTTTGTACACATGACAGATAACAAGATTGCTGACCGTTACTTTCAACGGTATCAACTTGCGGGTGCTGTACATATCAGCGATCCAGAATGTGAATATTACGCACAATTCGGGCTGGTCAAAGGCAATTTTACCCAGTTATTCGGCTTGCAATCCTGGATACGAGGATTTCAGTCGGGTATCATTGAAGGAAATGGTTTGAGTTACAAGCAAATAGGAGATGGTTTCCAAATGCCTGGTGTCTTTGTCCTTCAGGAAGGTAAAATAAAGGACGCTTTCGTGCACCGTCTTTCGCATGATCGACCAGATTATGAAAGCTTGATTACAAATTGTTGTGAAATTAATTGA
- a CDS encoding cytochrome c has protein sequence MMQKIIAPFIFKQRATWSRISHTVSLLVAALFLGGITFACQSEPANQEEVLTAETLADLAQIIPLSEEEGARLLKQNCYSCHNPESASHDDMLAPPLAGIKHKYQQLYPDRNVFVQRLASFTITPTEENAVMRGPVRRFGLMPPVALPLAEVQQLAAFIYDHDLPVPAWFPEHFKEQHGEAW, from the coding sequence ATGATGCAAAAGATAATTGCTCCATTCATTTTCAAGCAGAGGGCTACTTGGAGCCGTATTAGCCATACTGTAAGCTTGCTTGTAGCGGCCCTTTTCCTTGGAGGAATAACATTTGCTTGCCAATCAGAACCAGCTAATCAAGAAGAGGTACTCACTGCCGAAACACTGGCCGACTTGGCGCAAATTATTCCACTGTCGGAAGAAGAAGGTGCGCGCTTACTTAAGCAAAACTGTTATTCGTGTCATAACCCTGAGTCGGCTTCGCATGATGATATGCTGGCTCCCCCTTTGGCGGGCATAAAACACAAGTACCAACAGCTTTACCCCGATCGCAATGTTTTTGTGCAACGTTTAGCTTCGTTTACGATAACACCCACCGAGGAAAACGCGGTCATGCGCGGGCCGGTACGTCGGTTTGGACTGATGCCTCCGGTAGCTTTGCCTTTAGCGGAGGTGCAGCAGTTGGCGGCATTTATTTACGATCACGACTTACCCGTACCAGCATGGTTCCCCGAACATTTTAAGGAGCAACACGGCGAAGCTTGGTAG
- a CDS encoding DUF5916 domain-containing protein codes for MNRLVLTLLSGLLGVAAMAQSERPNQSSHQLGIQRSIDNIQLDGALSEASWEQAMVADGFWEKDPRDNVRASLKTEARLTYDDQFLYVGIVCYDTSQNHIIQTLKRDAGYWESDAVAITLDPVNEATNGFMFGVNPLGVQMEALLGGGSGDGNWDNNWDNIWFVATQQYSDRWTVEMAIPFKTLRYEAGTTEWGINFLRNDIKHNQFHVWAPIPRQFWGIDQGYSGKLVWDTAPPVAKGNVAVIPYLSGAYQQDKEAELPEDLEDFVGQVGADAKIALSPSLNLDLTVNPDFSQVDVDVQQTNLTRFSLFFPERRNFFLENSDLFASFGIPPARPFFSRRIGLDEDGQAVPITFGARLTGNVTDDLRIGVLGVQTKANDVQAGQNYVTAAFTHRVLERSTVRGMFTNRQAFANGEFSTTDYNRNADLEFNYQSADGTWLGWTGYHRAFREGVADKHTFYNMGGAYTAANFNVLLDMVSVGENYFADVGFVNRLENYDALRDTIIRRGYKILYTPVSFTLLPAADWLQNLNIIVENALFLNDDYSLNERTTSLIGEAVFPNSSRFVVGGTSFTTDLLFPFDFTEGDPLPAGRYNYLDYGMNYTSDQRKRFGFNLRAESGGFYNGQRVLLGASAQYRVQPWGNFTFSAEYNRLKFPENYGERELWLIGPRAEVNFSKNLFWNTFVQYNTQDDNFNINSRLQWQFKPLSWLFLVYTDNYAVEVWGPKNRALVLKLNYWLVL; via the coding sequence ATGAATCGTCTTGTTCTGACCTTGCTCAGTGGCCTGCTTGGAGTGGCTGCTATGGCTCAAAGTGAACGCCCCAACCAATCTTCTCATCAACTCGGCATTCAACGTTCTATTGACAACATTCAACTGGATGGCGCTTTGTCGGAAGCTTCGTGGGAGCAGGCAATGGTAGCAGATGGGTTCTGGGAAAAAGACCCGCGTGATAATGTACGGGCAAGCCTGAAAACGGAAGCTCGGCTGACCTATGATGACCAGTTTTTGTACGTAGGGATTGTCTGTTACGATACCAGCCAAAACCATATTATTCAGACCCTGAAGCGAGATGCTGGTTATTGGGAAAGCGATGCCGTAGCGATCACGCTGGACCCCGTAAACGAGGCCACAAATGGCTTTATGTTTGGGGTAAACCCTTTGGGGGTGCAGATGGAGGCCCTCTTGGGCGGCGGTAGCGGCGATGGTAATTGGGACAATAACTGGGACAATATCTGGTTTGTAGCAACCCAGCAGTACAGTGACCGCTGGACGGTAGAGATGGCCATACCATTTAAGACCTTACGCTACGAAGCAGGTACCACCGAGTGGGGCATCAATTTTTTGAGGAATGACATCAAGCACAATCAGTTTCACGTATGGGCTCCGATTCCGCGACAATTTTGGGGGATAGATCAGGGATATTCTGGCAAGTTGGTGTGGGATACAGCACCGCCGGTAGCCAAGGGTAATGTGGCGGTGATCCCTTATTTGTCAGGGGCTTATCAACAAGATAAGGAAGCGGAATTACCCGAAGATCTTGAAGATTTTGTAGGCCAGGTAGGGGCGGATGCCAAGATTGCGCTGAGCCCTTCTCTCAATCTGGACCTGACGGTGAACCCCGATTTTAGTCAGGTAGATGTAGATGTACAGCAGACCAACCTGACGCGATTTAGCCTGTTTTTTCCAGAACGCAGAAACTTTTTCCTGGAGAATAGCGACCTGTTTGCCAGCTTTGGTATCCCTCCGGCGCGGCCGTTTTTCAGTCGGCGGATCGGATTGGATGAAGATGGACAGGCCGTACCCATCACCTTTGGAGCTCGCCTGACGGGCAATGTGACCGACGATTTGCGCATCGGTGTGTTGGGGGTGCAGACCAAGGCCAATGATGTTCAGGCTGGGCAAAACTATGTGACGGCCGCTTTCACGCATCGCGTGCTGGAGCGTTCTACCGTCAGGGGGATGTTTACCAACCGGCAGGCTTTTGCCAATGGTGAATTCAGTACCACGGATTATAACCGCAATGCCGACCTGGAATTTAACTACCAGAGTGCTGATGGAACCTGGTTGGGCTGGACGGGCTACCACCGTGCTTTTCGGGAAGGTGTAGCGGATAAGCATACCTTTTATAATATGGGGGGAGCTTATACTGCCGCTAACTTTAATGTTTTACTGGATATGGTATCCGTAGGGGAAAACTACTTTGCGGATGTAGGTTTTGTCAATCGCCTGGAGAATTACGATGCCCTGCGGGATACGATCATCAGGAGGGGATACAAGATTCTTTACACGCCTGTTTCTTTTACCTTATTGCCGGCCGCAGACTGGTTGCAAAACTTGAATATCATCGTTGAGAACGCACTTTTCCTGAACGATGACTATAGCCTGAATGAAAGAACGACCTCCTTGATTGGCGAAGCTGTATTCCCGAATTCTTCTCGGTTTGTTGTCGGGGGAACCAGCTTTACGACGGACTTATTGTTTCCTTTTGATTTTACAGAGGGCGACCCACTACCTGCTGGCCGCTACAACTACCTGGACTACGGCATGAATTACACTTCCGATCAACGCAAGCGGTTTGGCTTCAATTTGCGGGCCGAGTCGGGTGGTTTCTACAACGGCCAGCGTGTTTTACTAGGAGCAAGTGCGCAGTACCGCGTACAACCCTGGGGGAATTTTACCTTTTCGGCAGAGTATAACCGGCTGAAGTTTCCTGAAAATTACGGCGAGCGCGAGCTGTGGCTCATTGGCCCACGGGCAGAGGTGAATTTTTCCAAAAACCTCTTTTGGAACACTTTCGTGCAATACAATACCCAGGACGACAATTTCAACATCAATAGCCGATTGCAGTGGCAGTTTAAACCTTTGTCGTGGTTGTTTTTGGTCTATACAGACAACTATGCGGTGGAGGTTTGGGGGCCTAAAAACCGGGCCTTGGTACTAAAGCTGAATTATTGGCTGGTTCTGTGA
- a CDS encoding DinB family protein produces the protein MPVFNRKELLQDLEANVRRGIDVVTALRASNDARLSAPGAGDSWSVVQHLYHLNFYATFYTAALERCLDDTQSSAKETFRSGWLGNYFTNIIGPAEEEQALKVKMKSPANAIPPHSSELEVDAEIEAFLALQNRLLYLLQRARQVDLGAYRVPTSLSKWVSLKLGDSFRFVIAHQERHFQHIERNNIP, from the coding sequence ATGCCTGTATTTAATCGTAAGGAATTACTACAAGATTTAGAAGCCAATGTGCGAAGAGGAATTGACGTTGTCACAGCACTCCGCGCTAGTAATGATGCTCGTCTGAGTGCTCCTGGAGCAGGAGATAGTTGGAGCGTTGTTCAGCATCTGTATCATCTGAATTTTTATGCCACCTTTTACACAGCAGCCCTTGAGCGCTGTTTGGATGACACGCAGAGCAGTGCTAAGGAGACCTTCCGTAGTGGTTGGTTGGGTAACTATTTTACCAATATCATTGGTCCGGCTGAAGAGGAGCAAGCCCTAAAGGTGAAAATGAAATCACCAGCAAACGCCATTCCCCCTCACAGCAGTGAATTAGAAGTAGATGCTGAAATAGAAGCCTTTTTGGCACTTCAGAACCGGTTGTTGTACCTGCTGCAACGTGCCCGACAGGTAGACCTGGGGGCGTACCGAGTACCGACCTCTTTGAGCAAATGGGTAAGCCTGAAATTGGGGGATAGTTTCCGATTTGTGATTGCGCATCAGGAGAGGCATTTTCAGCATATTGAAAGGAATAATATCCCGTAG
- a CDS encoding sodium:solute symporter family protein, with product MRLSTLDWGIIAAFFLFSLVIGVWTSRRAGKGFAEFFLSGRGMPWWLLGISMVATTFSADTPNLVADIVRQNGVAGNWVWWAFLLTGMLTVFLYAKLWRRSGVLTDLEFYELRYSGKPASFLRGFRAVYLGVVFNVMIMATVCLAAIKIGGVLLGLTPVQTVLIASVVTVIYTSMGGLRGVIITDFFQFALAMGGMVWAAMIILDRPDIQGLDSLLAHPNLQGKLSFLPDFNNWEVVWPLFILPLAVQWWSVWYPGAEPGGGGYIAQRMLSAKNEKHAIGATLLFNITHYALRPWPWLLIALASLIYYPLKVDPSPATPQVYVHADAADFLNKHLDEEALPVLAQGLAYQVAQNAGGEKQVDYQRLEKIVQEHPMSLEVRSLAYIFYEKNKGTAEQAKWTDPLSEEGLVYIHLAKPDIALNKLGHDLGFSLMLQFMPSGLLGLLLAALIAAFMSTISTHLNWGASYLVNDVYRRFVKPTATEQEQVLLGRVMTVVLMALAALLALALEDALAAFNIILQIGAGTGLLFILRWFWWRINAYSEIAAMFISFFVAVYFEFLHPTDLPDHARLVYSVGITTVGWVVVTFLTRPTAKDTLIRFYRLIRPHSAGWDAVIQYAKKAEELAAPIPTSSFMLELTCMFAGCFLVYGLLFSTGFLLYGALGQAAISLLLSVLSGWVIYHNWSKIQQ from the coding sequence ATGCGTTTGAGTACCCTTGACTGGGGCATCATTGCCGCCTTTTTTCTTTTTTCTCTGGTAATTGGGGTCTGGACCTCGCGGCGAGCCGGCAAGGGCTTTGCTGAATTTTTCCTTTCTGGCCGTGGAATGCCCTGGTGGCTACTGGGGATCAGTATGGTAGCTACTACCTTTAGCGCGGACACTCCAAACCTTGTAGCCGATATTGTGCGCCAAAATGGGGTGGCGGGCAACTGGGTATGGTGGGCTTTCCTCCTTACCGGAATGCTGACTGTTTTCTTGTACGCGAAACTATGGCGTAGGTCAGGCGTATTAACGGATCTCGAATTCTACGAACTGCGCTATAGCGGCAAACCCGCTTCTTTTCTACGGGGCTTTCGTGCTGTTTACTTGGGGGTGGTTTTTAATGTCATGATCATGGCTACCGTCTGTTTGGCCGCGATCAAAATAGGCGGGGTCCTCCTGGGCCTGACTCCCGTGCAAACGGTCTTGATAGCCTCGGTGGTAACCGTCATTTACACCAGCATGGGAGGGCTAAGAGGAGTGATCATTACTGACTTTTTTCAGTTTGCATTGGCCATGGGGGGCATGGTTTGGGCTGCGATGATCATCCTGGATCGGCCGGACATACAGGGGCTGGATAGCCTCCTGGCGCACCCTAACCTGCAAGGTAAGCTAAGCTTTCTTCCTGATTTTAATAATTGGGAAGTGGTCTGGCCCTTGTTTATATTACCGTTAGCGGTGCAGTGGTGGTCAGTCTGGTACCCGGGAGCAGAACCTGGTGGTGGTGGCTACATAGCCCAGCGGATGCTGTCGGCAAAAAATGAGAAGCATGCGATCGGGGCAACCTTGTTGTTCAATATTACGCACTATGCACTGCGTCCCTGGCCTTGGTTGCTCATCGCACTGGCTTCATTGATCTACTATCCACTAAAAGTTGATCCCAGTCCGGCAACGCCACAAGTATACGTACATGCGGATGCTGCGGATTTTCTAAATAAGCATCTAGACGAGGAAGCTCTGCCTGTTTTAGCGCAAGGACTCGCTTACCAGGTGGCACAAAATGCAGGTGGAGAAAAGCAGGTAGATTATCAGCGCTTGGAAAAAATAGTGCAAGAACATCCTATGTCACTAGAAGTACGCTCGCTGGCTTACATCTTTTATGAAAAAAACAAAGGCACTGCCGAGCAAGCAAAGTGGACGGACCCCTTGTCGGAGGAAGGCTTGGTCTACATTCACCTGGCGAAACCCGATATCGCATTAAACAAACTGGGGCACGATCTTGGGTTTTCACTGATGTTGCAGTTTATGCCTTCTGGCTTGCTAGGACTTTTGCTCGCTGCCCTGATTGCTGCTTTCATGTCGACGATTTCTACGCACCTCAATTGGGGAGCTTCTTATTTGGTCAACGACGTATACCGACGTTTCGTTAAACCAACAGCGACGGAGCAAGAACAAGTATTGTTGGGGCGTGTGATGACGGTGGTGCTGATGGCACTCGCGGCCTTATTGGCCCTGGCGTTGGAAGATGCCCTGGCGGCTTTCAATATTATCCTGCAAATTGGTGCCGGTACGGGATTGTTGTTTATTCTACGTTGGTTTTGGTGGCGCATCAATGCCTACTCGGAAATTGCAGCCATGTTTATTTCCTTCTTCGTAGCCGTGTATTTCGAATTTTTACACCCGACTGATCTGCCTGATCATGCCCGATTGGTGTACAGTGTAGGCATTACGACCGTGGGTTGGGTAGTCGTAACTTTTCTGACGCGACCTACTGCCAAAGACACCCTCATTCGTTTTTACCGCCTCATCAGGCCGCACTCTGCTGGCTGGGATGCGGTTATTCAGTATGCGAAAAAAGCGGAAGAATTGGCCGCACCCATTCCCACCAGCTCCTTTATGCTGGAGTTGACCTGTATGTTTGCTGGCTGCTTTTTGGTCTATGGATTATTGTTTAGCACTGGCTTCCTTCTTTACGGCGCACTTGGTCAAGCAGCCATAAGTTTATTGTTGTCCGTACTGTCAGGTTGGGTGATTTACCACAACTGGTCAAAAATTCAGCAATAG
- a CDS encoding T9SS type A sorting domain-containing protein produces MRILFSLALVITMGGILMGQSFNYSVALEPIAIDNLGGLQSFAHGEYDGQWLIVGGRLDGLHRRQPFASFDIAGHNDQLIVVDPVQQQRWVASLETLPAALQEQLRATNLEYQQEGDYLYVLGGYGFSNLENDHTTFGQIAAIHVPGIITAIKNNGDLNPHIRYQAVEDFAVTGGQLDKIGDTYYLVGGQKFIGRYNPHGPDHGPGFFQEYTNQIRRFQLTDDGNELTITMLTPWTDTVNLHRRDYNLAAQIMPDGTPGLTLFSGVFQYEQDLPYLSSVNITANSYQVQANFEQYFNHYHCAHVSLYAASTNEMHTVFFGGMAQYYQDGNDLMQDDNVPFVNTIARVSRIADGTMSEHKLEEVMPALLGSGAEFIALPGLPMYENGVLQMDQLTADTMELGYIFGGISSSAPNIFWVNDGTQSVASNVIYRLKLIKKVSTSVEDITDGDLDLKVFPNPTTGTFTIQLNVRKSATVTVSLRDIEGKVVVTDTIKGVQPGTFTWQNQIIPPLTAGVYLLTVSTDDQRASRKVVVE; encoded by the coding sequence ATGCGTATATTATTTAGCCTCGCCCTTGTCATTACTATGGGCGGGATACTTATGGGCCAGTCTTTTAACTACTCGGTGGCCCTGGAGCCCATTGCGATCGACAATTTGGGCGGCCTTCAATCCTTCGCGCATGGCGAGTACGATGGCCAGTGGCTGATCGTAGGCGGGCGGCTGGATGGCTTGCACCGTCGGCAGCCATTTGCCTCCTTTGATATTGCCGGGCACAATGATCAACTGATCGTGGTAGACCCTGTGCAGCAGCAGCGTTGGGTCGCCAGTTTGGAGACTTTGCCCGCAGCGCTTCAGGAGCAATTGCGCGCTACCAATCTTGAGTACCAACAGGAGGGGGATTATCTCTACGTGTTGGGGGGCTATGGCTTCAGTAATTTGGAGAACGACCATACGACCTTCGGTCAGATTGCCGCGATCCATGTGCCGGGAATTATCACGGCCATCAAGAACAATGGAGACTTGAACCCCCATATTCGCTATCAGGCAGTGGAGGACTTTGCCGTTACTGGCGGGCAGTTGGATAAAATTGGGGATACCTACTACCTGGTGGGCGGACAAAAATTCATTGGTCGTTACAATCCTCACGGGCCGGATCATGGGCCTGGATTTTTTCAGGAGTACACCAATCAGATTCGCCGCTTCCAATTAACAGATGATGGCAATGAGCTGACGATTACGATGCTGACACCTTGGACCGATACCGTCAACTTACACCGCCGCGATTACAACCTGGCGGCCCAAATCATGCCGGATGGTACGCCGGGACTGACGCTATTTTCCGGCGTGTTTCAGTACGAGCAGGATTTACCCTACCTCAGCAGCGTCAATATTACCGCCAATAGCTATCAAGTACAGGCTAATTTTGAACAGTACTTTAATCACTATCACTGTGCTCACGTCTCGCTGTACGCGGCTTCGACCAACGAAATGCACACCGTGTTTTTTGGTGGGATGGCGCAGTACTATCAAGACGGTAACGACCTGATGCAAGACGATAATGTACCTTTTGTGAATACCATTGCCCGTGTAAGCCGAATTGCGGATGGCACCATGTCGGAGCACAAACTAGAAGAAGTGATGCCTGCTTTGCTGGGGTCTGGTGCTGAGTTTATTGCTTTGCCAGGTTTACCAATGTACGAAAATGGTGTTTTGCAAATGGATCAACTCACTGCTGATACCATGGAGTTGGGTTACATCTTTGGTGGTATCAGCAGTAGTGCGCCTAACATTTTTTGGGTAAACGATGGCACCCAAAGTGTGGCCAGTAATGTCATCTACCGCCTCAAGCTGATCAAGAAGGTCAGTACCTCTGTGGAGGACATCACAGATGGAGACCTCGACCTGAAAGTTTTTCCAAATCCTACCACAGGAACGTTCACTATTCAGCTAAACGTCAGGAAATCCGCGACAGTAACTGTATCTTTGCGCGATATAGAGGGGAAAGTTGTGGTAACGGATACCATTAAAGGCGTCCAACCCGGTACTTTCACCTGGCAAAACCAAATTATACCACCACTGACGGCAGGCGTTTACCTCCTAACCGTTTCAACTGATGACCAGCGCGCCAGCCGTAAAGTTGTGGTAGAGTAG
- a CDS encoding transposase, with product MTATEHKEHIHKIIYRLAEQGLTQKDIALATGYTQAGISHTLAKIKSANGVENYKVGKPSGRPAKLKRHQRQELKRLLAKGAKANGFPSDGWTRMRIQSFISVRFQVDYSLPHISRLMTRLGYSLKQPQVKDTRQRSEQIAYYETEVIPELKKN from the coding sequence GTGACAGCTACTGAGCACAAAGAACATATTCACAAAATCATTTATCGCCTTGCGGAACAGGGATTAACACAAAAAGATATTGCCCTTGCGACGGGTTATACCCAGGCAGGAATAAGCCATACGCTTGCCAAAATCAAATCCGCGAATGGTGTAGAAAACTACAAAGTAGGCAAGCCTAGTGGTAGACCAGCAAAGCTTAAACGTCATCAGCGACAAGAATTGAAGAGGTTGCTAGCCAAAGGAGCTAAGGCCAATGGTTTTCCAAGCGATGGTTGGACTCGGATGAGGATTCAATCCTTTATAAGTGTTCGTTTCCAAGTAGATTATAGCCTTCCTCATATTAGTAGGTTAATGACCAGACTAGGTTACAGTCTTAAGCAGCCTCAAGTCAAAGACACTAGACAGCGTTCTGAACAAATAGCTTATTACGAAACAGAAGTAATCCCGGAGCTAAAAAAAAACTAA
- a CDS encoding Crp/Fnr family transcriptional regulator has protein sequence MADRSDQAQLRAFFNQTVALKEEVWAACLPAWQPFSAKRRTILTAAGERERYLYFVLEGIQRVFFLTEDGAKEATLVFMYAPSLSGVADSFLGQHPSHFYLETLTDSRFLRISYEAFIEQCLTYPEMNRLALALAASAFEGVLLRQAELQTAGAEAKFRALLARSPHVLNLIPHKYLASYLGIDPATFSRLLGSVKL, from the coding sequence ATGGCAGATAGGTCGGACCAGGCACAGTTGCGGGCGTTTTTTAATCAAACGGTAGCACTAAAAGAAGAGGTGTGGGCAGCCTGCCTTCCGGCTTGGCAGCCCTTTTCTGCCAAACGGCGTACCATCTTGACGGCGGCGGGTGAGCGAGAGCGTTACCTGTATTTTGTTTTGGAGGGTATTCAACGGGTCTTTTTTCTTACCGAAGATGGCGCCAAAGAAGCTACGCTGGTGTTTATGTACGCCCCTTCTCTAAGTGGAGTGGCTGACTCTTTTCTGGGGCAGCATCCTTCTCATTTTTATTTAGAAACGCTCACGGATAGTCGTTTTTTGCGTATTTCCTACGAGGCATTTATCGAGCAGTGTCTCACGTATCCGGAAATGAATCGCTTGGCACTGGCATTGGCCGCGAGTGCTTTTGAAGGGGTGTTATTGCGGCAAGCGGAATTGCAGACGGCCGGTGCAGAGGCTAAATTCAGGGCGCTCTTAGCGCGTAGTCCGCATGTGCTCAATTTGATTCCCCACAAATACCTGGCTTCGTATTTAGGCATTGACCCGGCCACTTTTAGCCGCCTACTAGGAAGTGTGAAATTATAA
- a CDS encoding transposase → MEPDQNIVFVDESSFCSASSSTKVYELIGHSPVLKEVNSVTERVYAISGITPRGELFSEVYRTAISTKQIIAFLKLCLNKMEGQLNIIWDNASIHKSKELKHFLRSDSQARNRLQLYSTPVYCPQYNPDEQVWNFLKSEFLKHRWCKTKSQLHKTVEAGLEYLAMMPDRIRAAFRHSDVKIMEY, encoded by the coding sequence ATGGAGCCAGATCAAAACATCGTTTTTGTAGATGAGAGCAGCTTTTGTAGTGCCTCTAGTTCTACTAAAGTCTATGAATTGATTGGACATAGTCCGGTACTCAAGGAAGTAAACAGTGTAACTGAAAGAGTTTATGCCATTAGCGGCATAACACCACGAGGAGAGTTGTTTAGTGAGGTTTACCGCACTGCTATTAGCACGAAGCAGATCATCGCTTTTTTAAAACTTTGCCTGAACAAAATGGAAGGTCAACTCAATATCATTTGGGACAATGCAAGTATCCACAAGAGTAAAGAGCTAAAACATTTTTTACGATCAGATTCACAAGCACGTAATCGCTTACAACTCTATTCAACCCCTGTATACTGCCCCCAGTACAACCCTGACGAACAGGTTTGGAACTTCTTGAAATCGGAATTCCTAAAGCACCGCTGGTGCAAAACTAAGAGCCAGCTTCACAAAACGGTAGAGGCTGGGCTGGAATACTTAGCGATGATGCCAGATAGAATCCGTGCGGCTTTTAGGCATTCCGATGTCAAAATAATGGAATATTAA
- the rpsU gene encoding 30S ribosomal protein S21 gives MLIIDVRSGETIDKALKRYKRKSINTRIIREVRTRREFTKPSVKRRNETLKAIYKETKFRDVE, from the coding sequence ATGTTAATTATCGACGTTCGCAGTGGCGAAACTATTGACAAAGCACTCAAGCGTTACAAGCGCAAATCTATCAATACTCGCATCATCCGCGAAGTACGTACCCGCCGTGAATTTACGAAGCCTTCTGTAAAGCGTCGTAATGAAACCTTGAAGGCTATCTACAAGGAAACAAAATTCCGCGACGTAGAGTAA